One window from the genome of Variovorax sp. PAMC26660 encodes:
- the rdgB gene encoding RdgB/HAM1 family non-canonical purine NTP pyrophosphatase, translating into MKLVLASNNAGKLAELQQLFAELAVTLVPQSALGVGEAEEPFRTFVENALTKARHASAATGLPAIADDAGLCVDAFGGLPGVDTAFYATQFGYAKGDANNVKALLEQLDGVVNRRAALVSTLVALRSHDDPEPLIAVGRVVGEIALAPVGDNGFGFDPVMYLPTFSKTFAQLSSEVKNANSHRGRAAQAMLALMRERWL; encoded by the coding sequence ATGAAACTGGTTCTGGCTTCCAACAATGCGGGCAAGCTCGCCGAACTCCAGCAGCTGTTTGCCGAGCTGGCCGTCACGCTGGTGCCGCAATCGGCGCTGGGCGTGGGCGAGGCTGAAGAACCTTTCCGTACCTTTGTAGAGAACGCGCTGACCAAGGCGCGTCATGCCAGCGCGGCCACCGGCCTGCCGGCCATTGCCGACGACGCCGGCCTGTGCGTCGATGCCTTCGGCGGCCTGCCGGGCGTCGACACCGCGTTCTACGCCACGCAGTTCGGCTACGCCAAGGGCGACGCCAACAATGTGAAGGCGCTGCTCGAGCAGCTCGACGGCGTGGTCAACCGCCGCGCCGCGCTGGTCAGCACGCTGGTTGCGCTGCGCAGCCACGACGACCCTGAGCCGCTCATCGCCGTCGGCCGCGTGGTCGGTGAAATCGCGCTGGCACCCGTGGGCGACAACGGCTTCGGCTTCGACCCCGTGATGTACCTGCCGACCTTTAGCAAGACCTTCGCCCAACTGTCGTCCGAGGTCAAGAACGCCAACAGCCACCGCGGCCGCGCCGCGCAGGCGATGCTGGCGTTGATGCGCGAGCGCTGGCTGTAA
- a CDS encoding DUF1656 domain-containing protein, with amino-acid sequence MIDMSFHGVYLPWLLPLAGGALACSWAVRRLLALAGVYRWVWHPALFDLALYVLLLYALVRLTGALAT; translated from the coding sequence ATGATCGACATGAGTTTTCACGGCGTGTACCTGCCGTGGCTGTTGCCGCTGGCAGGCGGCGCGCTGGCATGTTCCTGGGCGGTGCGCCGCCTGCTGGCTCTGGCCGGTGTCTATCGGTGGGTATGGCACCCCGCACTGTTCGACCTGGCGCTGTACGTCCTGCTGCTCTACGCCCTGGTCCGTCTCACCGGCGCCCTCGCCACCTGA
- a CDS encoding LysR family transcriptional regulator, translated as MDDLQQLRVFREVIARKSFTQAAIALQISKASVTKSVAQLEKDVGVRLLNRSTRSVTPTDAGQTLAQRLTPLFSLIQDARTELSDFAAHPRGRLKVAAPHGLSLSVLGWNIEDFIARHPDVHVSIHLSNRDDDLVKGAIDVALRIGPIEDRDVIVRKLRPVPLVLCASPQYWARRGMPSKPEDLAKHDVLTYSLWDASPRLPFVVDGKTHYVSVRSRLDADDAAPLIALAVKGLGVTCVPEVLAKAHLGSGALVPVLKDAMPQTIWLYATYPHRSHKSAALRAFLEFLTSPAGC; from the coding sequence ATGGACGACTTGCAGCAGCTCAGAGTCTTCAGAGAGGTCATCGCCCGCAAGAGCTTCACGCAGGCGGCCATTGCGTTGCAAATCTCCAAGGCCAGCGTCACCAAGAGCGTGGCGCAATTGGAAAAAGATGTGGGGGTCCGGCTTCTGAACCGATCAACGCGTTCAGTGACACCGACCGACGCCGGGCAAACGCTGGCACAGCGGTTGACGCCCCTCTTCAGTCTTATTCAGGATGCGCGCACGGAGTTGTCGGACTTCGCAGCACACCCGCGAGGGCGACTGAAGGTGGCTGCGCCGCACGGTTTGTCGCTGAGTGTGCTTGGCTGGAACATCGAGGATTTCATCGCTCGCCATCCGGATGTTCACGTGAGCATCCATCTCAGCAATCGCGATGACGACCTGGTGAAGGGCGCCATCGATGTGGCCCTGCGTATCGGCCCCATCGAGGACAGGGACGTCATCGTTCGCAAGCTTCGACCGGTTCCGCTGGTTCTTTGTGCATCTCCGCAATATTGGGCTCGCCGGGGAATGCCGTCGAAGCCGGAAGATCTGGCGAAACACGACGTCCTGACGTACTCCCTTTGGGATGCGTCACCCCGGCTGCCCTTTGTCGTCGATGGAAAAACACACTACGTATCCGTGCGCAGTCGCCTGGATGCGGACGATGCCGCTCCTTTGATTGCGTTGGCGGTCAAGGGGCTGGGCGTCACATGCGTTCCCGAAGTACTGGCCAAGGCGCATCTGGGTTCCGGTGCGCTGGTGCCGGTTTTGAAAGACGCAATGCCGCAGACGATCTGGTTGTATGCGACGTATCCGCATCGCAGTCACAAGAGCGCTGCGCTGCGGGCGTTTCTCGAATTTTTGACGTCGCCCGCAGGCTGTTGA
- a CDS encoding efflux transporter outer membrane subunit: MSPLHRLLAVGTAAGALLAGCAHSPVGPDYVAPAPLSAAQATSAGPFQSGSGAAADTALPPNWWQLYQDPRLDALVAQAFEHNTDLRQAVANFERDQALQAEVRGSQKPTVGLSGGPGFGHVSGLTLVQRDYEPPSRFTYSAATTLSYQFDLFGQLHRAIEAAEAGSGAAQAAVDLVRVNVAGSTARAYAQVCASGLRLRSTRESVRLQEEAVQLAQRLQQAGKVGEIDTARARAQLELLRASLPPLQALRQNALYRLATLTGEAPRDFPPEVAACDQPPRVAGLLPVGDGAALLRRRPDVRQAERSLAAATARIGVATAELYPKVVLGLSAGSAGFLNKFGNRESLSYSLGPLISWTLPSTGVAQARIAQAESGTRMAAAHFDGTVLRALREVETALDAYARELDRHAALAAARDQSATVARQARQLYVTGKTAQLDALDAMRTLAASEAALAESAAQLADDQCAVFMVLGGGWETGAVVAKAAP; this comes from the coding sequence ATGAGCCCCCTGCATCGTCTCCTGGCCGTCGGCACGGCGGCGGGCGCACTCTTGGCCGGCTGTGCCCACTCGCCAGTCGGGCCGGACTATGTCGCCCCAGCGCCGCTCTCGGCCGCCCAGGCAACCTCTGCGGGTCCGTTCCAATCCGGCAGCGGCGCAGCGGCAGACACGGCCCTTCCGCCGAACTGGTGGCAGCTGTACCAGGACCCACGGCTGGATGCGCTCGTGGCCCAAGCGTTTGAACACAACACCGATCTGCGGCAGGCTGTCGCCAACTTCGAGCGCGACCAGGCGCTGCAGGCCGAGGTCCGCGGGTCGCAGAAGCCGACGGTGGGCCTCAGTGGCGGCCCGGGGTTTGGCCACGTCTCCGGGCTGACGCTCGTGCAAAGGGACTACGAGCCACCCAGCCGCTTCACGTACAGCGCGGCCACGACGCTGTCCTACCAATTCGATCTGTTCGGCCAACTGCACCGAGCCATCGAAGCGGCTGAGGCCGGCAGCGGCGCCGCTCAGGCGGCGGTCGACCTGGTGCGCGTCAACGTCGCCGGCAGCACGGCGCGGGCCTATGCGCAAGTCTGCGCCAGCGGCTTGCGCTTGCGCAGCACGCGTGAGTCCGTGCGACTGCAGGAAGAAGCGGTCCAGCTTGCGCAACGGCTGCAGCAAGCGGGCAAGGTCGGAGAGATCGACACCGCGCGCGCACGCGCCCAGCTGGAACTGCTGCGCGCATCGCTCCCACCCCTGCAGGCGCTGCGCCAGAACGCGTTGTACCGGCTGGCCACCCTCACCGGCGAGGCACCGCGCGACTTCCCTCCCGAAGTGGCCGCCTGCGATCAGCCGCCCCGCGTAGCCGGCCTGCTGCCGGTGGGCGACGGGGCCGCCCTGTTGCGTCGCCGGCCCGACGTGCGCCAGGCCGAGCGCAGCCTGGCCGCCGCGACCGCCCGCATCGGCGTGGCGACGGCCGAGCTTTACCCCAAGGTCGTCCTGGGCCTGTCGGCCGGCTCCGCAGGCTTCCTGAACAAGTTCGGCAACCGTGAATCCCTTAGCTACAGCCTGGGCCCGCTGATCAGCTGGACGTTGCCCAGCACCGGTGTCGCCCAGGCGCGCATCGCGCAGGCCGAGTCCGGCACGCGGATGGCTGCCGCGCACTTCGACGGCACTGTGCTGAGGGCTCTGCGGGAAGTGGAAACTGCGCTCGACGCCTACGCCCGGGAACTGGACCGCCACGCCGCGCTGGCCGCTGCACGCGACCAGAGCGCAACTGTGGCCCGGCAGGCGCGCCAGCTCTATGTCACCGGCAAGACCGCACAACTTGACGCGCTGGATGCCATGCGCACGCTGGCAGCCAGCGAAGCGGCCCTTGCGGAATCGGCCGCCCAGCTCGCCGACGATCAATGCGCCGTGTTCATGGTGCTGGGAGGCGGCTGGGAAACCGGCGCGGTCGTCGCCAAGGCTGCGCCGTAG
- a CDS encoding FUSC family protein — translation MMALPRFSRQELLFSLKSFTAAMLALYVASRAGLPRPFWAFMTAYIVAHPLAGNVRSKALYRFGGTLLGCAATVVLVPSLSASPELLSLALALWTGICLYCSMLDRSARSYVFMLAGYSAAIIGFPLVEAPAAMFDTAVARVEEIGLGILCATLVHSIVLPQGLGPSLLGVMDRALGDARRWLGDLLGDGPGDAGSERIAADRQRLALEITQLRLLSTHVPFDTGNLRWTAGAIRTMQDRIAALTPTLSAVEDRLEALAATTGAVPDDIASALARHTGWLDPQAPGAAMEETRAAFLALADGPAASPWTRALRVDLATRLDELVAGWRACMALRGDIDVGLAGGAMPPRRTAALGQRVLHLDRGLALRSAITAVLATCTCCAFWIATAWPSGSAAAMSTAVFCSFFATMDNPVPAMHKFIVALLWSLPVSVFCVLAVIPLARDFGMLALCIAPFFVVVGCYMARPASSLAAMGMFFGVAGTLALHDTANADLVSVITSNLALFVGALVAARVTALVRSVGSDWSARRIRRATWRDLAELATRPQDASARDAYAGRMLDRISLLAPRTAPGDGKEAQATARQTQSELRMGADIVALQQQRRRLPAEPLNRLLTELARVFHAQVAGTPASHALLLPQIDRLLLDALDGDGGRPAIAALVGLRRNLFPTAPTGLHP, via the coding sequence ATGATGGCGCTGCCTCGTTTCTCGCGCCAGGAACTGCTTTTCTCCCTCAAGAGCTTCACGGCCGCGATGCTCGCGCTGTACGTGGCCAGCCGGGCCGGCCTGCCCCGCCCCTTCTGGGCCTTCATGACCGCGTACATCGTGGCCCACCCTCTGGCCGGCAACGTGCGCTCGAAGGCGCTCTATCGGTTCGGGGGCACCTTGCTGGGGTGCGCAGCCACGGTCGTGCTGGTCCCGTCGCTGTCTGCATCGCCGGAACTGCTCTCCTTGGCCTTGGCACTTTGGACGGGCATCTGCCTTTACTGTTCGATGCTGGACCGAAGCGCACGCTCCTACGTCTTCATGCTGGCTGGCTACTCGGCCGCGATCATCGGCTTTCCTTTGGTGGAAGCGCCCGCGGCGATGTTCGACACGGCCGTGGCGCGGGTGGAGGAGATCGGGTTGGGCATCCTGTGCGCCACTCTGGTCCACAGCATCGTGCTGCCGCAAGGCCTGGGGCCCTCCCTGCTCGGGGTGATGGATCGCGCACTCGGCGACGCGCGCCGATGGCTGGGCGACCTGCTGGGCGATGGCCCCGGCGATGCGGGCAGCGAGCGCATCGCCGCCGACCGCCAACGGCTGGCGCTGGAGATCACTCAACTGCGCCTGTTGTCCACCCATGTGCCCTTCGACACCGGCAACCTGCGCTGGACGGCGGGCGCCATCCGCACCATGCAGGACCGCATCGCCGCGCTCACGCCCACGCTGTCGGCGGTGGAGGACCGGCTCGAAGCACTGGCGGCCACCACGGGTGCGGTGCCCGACGACATCGCCTCGGCCCTTGCGCGGCACACCGGCTGGCTCGATCCACAGGCGCCAGGCGCAGCGATGGAAGAAACCCGCGCCGCCTTTCTCGCCCTGGCGGACGGACCGGCGGCTTCACCGTGGACGCGTGCACTGCGCGTCGACCTGGCTACCCGTCTCGACGAGCTGGTTGCCGGCTGGCGCGCATGCATGGCGCTGCGCGGCGACATCGACGTCGGCCTGGCCGGAGGCGCAATGCCGCCGCGGCGTACCGCGGCGCTCGGCCAACGGGTGCTCCACCTGGACAGAGGGCTCGCGTTGCGCTCGGCGATCACTGCCGTGCTGGCCACCTGCACATGCTGTGCGTTCTGGATTGCCACGGCCTGGCCCTCGGGGTCGGCCGCGGCCATGTCGACAGCCGTCTTCTGCAGCTTCTTCGCCACCATGGACAACCCGGTGCCGGCCATGCACAAGTTCATCGTCGCCTTGCTGTGGTCATTGCCGGTGTCCGTGTTCTGCGTGCTGGCAGTGATACCGCTGGCACGCGACTTCGGCATGCTGGCGCTGTGCATCGCGCCGTTCTTCGTGGTGGTTGGCTGCTACATGGCGCGGCCGGCCAGTTCACTGGCGGCCATGGGCATGTTCTTCGGCGTGGCCGGAACGCTCGCCTTGCACGACACCGCCAATGCCGACCTGGTGAGCGTCATCACATCGAACCTCGCCCTGTTCGTGGGGGCTCTGGTCGCAGCCCGCGTGACCGCCCTCGTGCGCAGCGTCGGGAGCGACTGGAGTGCCCGGCGCATACGGCGTGCGACCTGGCGCGATCTGGCCGAGCTGGCGACTCGTCCGCAGGACGCGTCCGCCCGCGACGCCTACGCGGGCCGGATGCTGGACCGGATCTCGTTGCTGGCGCCGCGAACGGCGCCTGGCGACGGCAAGGAAGCCCAGGCCACTGCCCGGCAAACACAGAGCGAACTGCGCATGGGTGCGGACATCGTTGCCTTGCAGCAGCAGCGCCGACGCCTTCCGGCCGAGCCCCTCAACCGCCTCTTGACGGAATTGGCCAGGGTCTTCCACGCCCAGGTGGCGGGCACGCCAGCGAGCCATGCGCTGCTGTTGCCACAAATCGATCGGCTGCTTCTCGACGCCCTCGATGGCGACGGCGGCCGCCCGGCCATCGCCGCCCTTGTGGGTCTTCGGCGCAATCTTTTTCCAACGGCTCCGACCGGACTCCACCCATGA
- a CDS encoding HlyD family secretion protein, whose translation MKSHALPSPAWASRSAHPIVRLFVTLLIVAAACWAGWQLWDHYELAPWTRNGRVRANVVQVAPDVSGMVANVAVQDNQSVAAGALLFSVDRARFELAEQQAEAAVATQVIAVGNQRVTLAQAQRESTRNASLGDLISQEAREQSRLRADQAKGALQSAEAALRQAQVALDTARLNLQRTAVRAPTSGLVTNLDLRQGAYASAGHPVMALVDAGSLYVEGYFEENKLARIHLGDRVRVTPMDADALEGTVESIAAGIADRDRSTGANLLPSVNPTFNWVRLAQRVPVRVKLDPMPTGTRLVAGQTVTVQVLGASAAAATARLQEPRG comes from the coding sequence ATGAAATCTCACGCCCTTCCTTCCCCCGCCTGGGCTTCGCGCAGCGCCCACCCGATCGTTCGCCTGTTCGTGACACTGCTGATCGTCGCCGCCGCCTGCTGGGCCGGCTGGCAACTGTGGGACCACTACGAGCTGGCCCCGTGGACCCGCAACGGACGCGTGCGGGCCAATGTCGTGCAGGTAGCGCCTGACGTGTCCGGCATGGTGGCCAATGTGGCGGTGCAGGACAACCAGTCCGTCGCCGCCGGCGCGCTGCTGTTTTCAGTGGACAGGGCCCGCTTCGAATTGGCCGAGCAGCAGGCCGAGGCTGCCGTTGCCACGCAGGTCATTGCGGTCGGCAACCAGCGGGTCACGCTCGCGCAGGCACAGCGCGAAAGCACTCGCAATGCAAGCCTGGGTGACTTGATCTCGCAGGAGGCTCGCGAGCAGTCGCGCTTGCGGGCCGACCAGGCAAAGGGCGCGCTCCAGTCGGCCGAAGCGGCACTGCGGCAAGCGCAGGTCGCCCTGGACACCGCGCGGCTGAACCTGCAGCGCACGGCAGTGCGCGCCCCCACCTCCGGCCTGGTGACCAACCTCGACCTTCGACAGGGCGCCTACGCGAGCGCGGGCCATCCCGTCATGGCGCTGGTGGACGCCGGCTCGCTCTATGTCGAGGGCTACTTCGAGGAAAACAAGCTGGCTCGCATCCACCTGGGCGACCGCGTGCGCGTGACGCCCATGGACGCCGACGCGCTCGAGGGCACGGTGGAGAGCATCGCCGCCGGCATTGCAGATCGCGACCGCAGCACCGGAGCCAACCTGCTTCCCAGCGTCAATCCCACGTTCAACTGGGTGCGGCTGGCGCAGCGCGTGCCGGTGCGCGTGAAGCTGGATCCGATGCCCACGGGCACCCGCCTGGTGGCGGGCCAGACGGTCACGGTGCAGGTGCTCGGCGCTTCCGCAGCCGCCGCCACGGCACGCCTGCAGGAGCCCCGAGGATGA
- the hemW gene encoding radical SAM family heme chaperone HemW — MATIFPIQPAQSTGAPQANDVLHWMRPGPLQLAALPPLSLYIHLPWCLRKCPYCDFNSHEWRATSAADAEGIPEAAYIDALVADLDAALPLIWGRAVHTIFIGGGTPSLFSPQAIDRLLGDVRARLKLAPDCEITLEANPGTFERNRFRAYRAAGVTRLSVGVQSFNDDHLKALGRVHDRAQAIAALEEAASAFDTFNLDLMYALPGQTLEDLDADLSQALALAPPHISVYHLTIEPNTWFAKFPPTLPEDDIAYAMLDRITERTGANGMSRYEVSAYARDGHSCAHNLNYWQFGDYLGIGAGAHSKLSFAHRIVRQVRYREPRLYMENARAGAAVSQSDEVALADLPFEFMLNALRLKAGFTLPQFSERTGLAMTSIQRGMEEAERKGLLARDLFRVWPTERGLDFLSDLQTLFLPDED, encoded by the coding sequence ATGGCCACCATCTTCCCGATCCAGCCGGCGCAGTCCACAGGTGCGCCACAGGCCAATGACGTGCTGCACTGGATGCGGCCCGGTCCGTTGCAACTGGCCGCGCTGCCGCCCCTGTCGCTGTACATCCACCTGCCGTGGTGTTTGCGCAAGTGCCCGTACTGCGACTTCAACTCCCACGAATGGCGCGCGACCAGCGCGGCTGATGCGGAAGGCATTCCCGAGGCCGCCTATATCGATGCGCTCGTGGCCGATCTCGATGCTGCGCTGCCGCTCATTTGGGGCCGCGCCGTCCACACCATCTTCATCGGCGGCGGCACGCCGAGCCTGTTCTCGCCGCAAGCCATCGACCGCCTGCTGGGCGACGTGCGCGCGCGCCTGAAGCTCGCGCCCGACTGCGAGATCACGCTCGAGGCCAATCCCGGCACCTTCGAGCGCAACCGCTTTCGCGCCTACCGCGCGGCAGGCGTCACGCGCCTGTCGGTGGGCGTGCAGAGCTTCAACGACGACCACCTGAAGGCCCTGGGCCGGGTGCACGACCGTGCCCAGGCCATCGCTGCCCTGGAAGAGGCAGCCAGCGCTTTCGACACCTTCAACCTGGACCTGATGTACGCGCTGCCGGGCCAGACGCTCGAAGACCTCGACGCCGACCTCTCGCAAGCGCTGGCGCTGGCGCCGCCGCACATTTCGGTCTACCACCTCACCATCGAGCCCAACACCTGGTTCGCGAAGTTTCCGCCGACGCTGCCCGAGGACGACATCGCCTACGCCATGCTCGACCGTATCACCGAGCGGACCGGTGCCAACGGCATGTCGCGCTACGAGGTGTCGGCCTATGCGCGCGACGGCCACAGCTGTGCGCACAACCTCAACTACTGGCAGTTCGGCGACTACCTGGGCATTGGCGCAGGCGCGCACAGCAAGCTGAGTTTTGCGCACCGCATCGTGCGGCAGGTGCGCTATCGCGAGCCGCGCCTGTACATGGAGAACGCGCGTGCCGGCGCGGCTGTGTCGCAAAGCGATGAAGTGGCGCTGGCCGACCTGCCGTTCGAGTTCATGCTCAATGCACTGAGACTGAAGGCGGGCTTCACGCTGCCGCAGTTCAGCGAGCGCACGGGGCTCGCGATGACGTCTATCCAGCGCGGAATGGAAGAGGCGGAACGCAAAGGCCTGCTGGCGCGCGACCTGTTTCGCGTATGGCCCACCGAGCGCGGGCTGGATTTTCTGAGCGACCTGCAGACGCTGTTCTTGCCCGATGAAGATTGA
- a CDS encoding serine/threonine protein kinase: MSKVKPSPLLPDTVIGGYRVVRRLSAGGFGVVYLAIDPSGQQVAIKEYLPSSLATRGPGELNPQVPPEKLSLYRLGLKSFFEEGRSLAQISHASVVSVLNFFRENETVYMVMNYLEGATLQDFVVTARDLKRQKVFRESTIRSLFDEILRGLRIVHQYKMLHLDIKPANIFVTDDDRAVLIDFGAAREVLSKEGIFIRPMYTPGFAAPEMYRRDSSMGPWTDIYAIGACIYACMQGYPPNDAPRRIEKDRLSLSLSRLRGVYSDNLIEVVEWCMSLDPLSRPQSVFALQKELSREGERRYTKLTVGEKVRLSIDNIRSFDKKSLPKAVAPTTRPA, translated from the coding sequence ATGTCAAAGGTCAAGCCTTCGCCCCTGTTGCCCGATACGGTCATTGGCGGTTACCGCGTTGTTCGCCGGCTTTCTGCGGGCGGTTTTGGTGTTGTTTACCTCGCCATCGACCCCAGCGGACAGCAGGTTGCCATCAAGGAATACCTGCCTTCTTCGCTGGCCACCCGCGGGCCCGGCGAGCTGAATCCGCAGGTTCCGCCCGAAAAACTCTCCCTCTACCGGCTGGGACTCAAGAGTTTCTTCGAGGAAGGCCGCTCGCTCGCGCAGATCTCGCATGCCTCGGTGGTCAGCGTGCTCAATTTCTTTCGCGAGAACGAAACCGTCTACATGGTCATGAACTACCTGGAGGGCGCGACCCTGCAGGACTTCGTGGTCACGGCGCGCGATCTGAAGCGCCAGAAGGTGTTTCGCGAATCGACCATCCGCTCGCTCTTCGACGAAATCCTGCGCGGCCTGCGCATCGTCCACCAGTACAAGATGCTGCATCTGGACATCAAGCCGGCCAATATCTTCGTCACCGACGACGACCGCGCCGTGCTGATCGATTTCGGCGCCGCGCGCGAAGTGCTCAGCAAAGAGGGCATCTTCATCCGCCCGATGTACACCCCCGGCTTTGCCGCCCCCGAGATGTACCGGCGCGATTCGTCGATGGGCCCCTGGACCGACATCTACGCCATCGGTGCCTGCATCTACGCCTGCATGCAGGGCTACCCGCCCAACGACGCCCCGAGGCGCATCGAGAAAGACCGGCTCAGCCTCTCGCTGTCGCGCCTGCGCGGCGTGTACTCCGACAACCTGATCGAAGTGGTCGAGTGGTGCATGTCGCTCGACCCGCTGTCGCGCCCGCAATCGGTTTTTGCGCTGCAAAAGGAACTGAGCCGCGAGGGCGAGCGCCGCTACACCAAGCTCACGGTCGGCGAGAAAGTGCGCCTGTCGATCGACAACATCCGTTCCTTCGACAAGAAGAGCCTGCCCAAGGCCGTCGCACCCACAACCCGCCCCGCATGA
- the rph gene encoding ribonuclease PH: MTAFTRSGGRAADQLRPVRITRGFTIHAEGSVLIEFGQTRVLCTASVEEKVPPHKKGSGEGWVTAEYGMLPRATHTRSSREAAKGKQTGRTQEIQRLIGRSMRAVFDLAALGERTIHLDCDVLQADGGTRTAAITGAFVAAQDAVNKLIAAGTLKASPIKGHVAAISVGIVDGTPLLDLEYTEDSTCDTDMNVVMTGAGHFVEVQGTAEGVAFTRDEMNLLLGLAEKGIGDLVILQQQALLSN; the protein is encoded by the coding sequence ATGACTGCTTTCACACGAAGCGGCGGCCGTGCCGCCGACCAGTTGCGCCCCGTGCGCATCACCCGCGGTTTCACCATCCACGCCGAAGGCTCGGTGCTCATCGAGTTCGGCCAGACGCGCGTGCTGTGCACCGCCTCGGTCGAAGAGAAGGTGCCGCCGCACAAGAAGGGCAGCGGCGAAGGCTGGGTGACGGCCGAATACGGCATGCTGCCGCGCGCCACCCACACCCGCAGCAGCCGTGAGGCGGCCAAGGGCAAGCAGACCGGCCGCACGCAGGAAATCCAGCGCCTCATCGGCCGTTCGATGCGCGCCGTGTTCGACCTCGCCGCGCTCGGCGAACGCACCATCCACCTCGACTGCGATGTGCTGCAGGCCGACGGTGGCACCCGCACGGCCGCCATCACCGGCGCCTTCGTCGCCGCGCAGGACGCGGTCAACAAGCTGATTGCCGCTGGCACCCTCAAGGCCTCGCCCATCAAGGGCCACGTGGCCGCCATCTCGGTGGGCATCGTCGACGGCACGCCGCTGCTCGACCTTGAATACACCGAAGACTCGACCTGCGACACCGACATGAACGTTGTCATGACCGGCGCCGGCCACTTCGTCGAAGTGCAGGGCACAGCCGAAGGCGTGGCCTTCACCCGCGACGAAATGAACCTTCTGCTCGGCTTGGCCGAAAAGGGCATCGGCGACCTCGTGATCCTGCAGCAGCAGGCGTTGCTATCGAATTAA
- a CDS encoding PP2C family protein-serine/threonine phosphatase, translating to MKFSVFQVSRKGGRVKNEDRMGYCYTRESGLFVLADGMGGHPEGEVAAQLALQTIAALYQREARPTVKDVKAFLAESAMAAHQQIMRYASHKAMLDTPRTTVVAAVLQGTTATWMHCGDSRLYVVRDGRLLTRTRDHSHAERPKPHGSDAPVNRNLLLTCLGSPTTPLFDISAPLQLQRGDRLMLCSDGVWGVLDDALIVHTLSSGKPVSDAAPDLAEMALRKGGAHSDNVTLIALEWEMPDSAGEDHGISTETITDGVFASTIQAGMPSDSEIDDLDEDAIERSIAEINEAIRRSAARKT from the coding sequence ATGAAATTTTCCGTCTTCCAGGTCAGCCGCAAGGGCGGCCGTGTCAAGAACGAGGACCGCATGGGCTATTGCTACACGCGGGAATCGGGCCTGTTCGTGCTGGCCGACGGCATGGGCGGCCACCCCGAAGGCGAAGTCGCGGCCCAACTGGCGCTGCAGACCATCGCCGCGCTCTACCAGCGCGAAGCCCGCCCGACCGTGAAGGACGTGAAAGCCTTCCTGGCCGAATCGGCCATGGCCGCGCACCAGCAGATCATGCGGTACGCCAGCCACAAGGCCATGCTCGACACCCCGCGCACCACCGTCGTCGCGGCCGTGCTCCAGGGCACCACCGCCACGTGGATGCATTGCGGCGACTCGCGCCTTTATGTCGTGCGCGATGGCCGCCTGCTGACCCGCACGCGCGACCATTCGCATGCGGAACGTCCCAAGCCGCATGGCTCGGACGCGCCGGTCAATCGCAACCTGCTGCTGACCTGCTTGGGCTCGCCGACCACGCCGCTGTTCGACATTTCGGCGCCGCTGCAACTGCAGCGCGGCGACCGCCTCATGCTGTGCTCCGACGGCGTCTGGGGCGTGCTCGACGATGCACTGATCGTGCACACGCTCTCCTCTGGCAAGCCGGTGTCGGACGCCGCGCCCGACCTCGCCGAGATGGCGCTGCGCAAGGGGGGCGCCCACAGCGACAACGTGACCCTCATCGCGCTCGAATGGGAAATGCCGGACAGCGCCGGCGAAGACCACGGCATTTCCACCGAGACCATCACCGACGGCGTATTTGCCTCGACCATCCAGGCCGGCATGCCCTCGGACAGCGAGATCGACGACCTCGATGAAGACGCCATCGAGCGTTCCATCGCCGAGATCAACGAGGCCATCCGCCGTTCAGCCGCGCGCAAGACCTGA